The following are encoded in a window of Candidatus Zixiibacteriota bacterium genomic DNA:
- the purE gene encoding 5-(carboxyamino)imidazole ribonucleotide mutase: MATTPMTKVLILLGSESDRPVMEKTVATLQEFEVPCRLEVASAHRHPERVRQLVSDGNRDGVAVFICGAGMAAHLAGMVAAHTVRPVIGVPLEGSALHGWDSLLSTAQMPRGVPVATVAIGSHGAVNAALLAVQILALSDARLAEMLQKRRDQG, translated from the coding sequence ATGGCTACGACGCCCATGACCAAGGTGTTGATTCTACTGGGATCCGAATCGGATCGTCCGGTCATGGAGAAAACCGTGGCGACGCTGCAGGAGTTCGAGGTTCCCTGCCGTCTCGAAGTCGCCTCGGCGCACCGTCATCCGGAACGCGTGCGGCAGTTGGTTTCCGACGGGAATCGTGACGGGGTCGCCGTTTTCATCTGCGGCGCGGGCATGGCGGCGCATCTGGCGGGTATGGTTGCCGCGCACACGGTGCGTCCGGTGATCGGCGTGCCGTTGGAGGGCTCCGCCCTGCACGGATGGGACTCGTTGTTATCGACCGCGCAGATGCCGCGCGGCGTGCCGGTGGCCACTGTCGCCATCGGCAGCCACGGGGCGGTCAATGCGGCGCTGTTGGCTGTGCAAATTCTCGCGTTATCCGACGCGCGGCTTGCGGAGATGCTCCAGAAGCGCCGCGATCAGGGTTGA